From the Cucumis sativus cultivar 9930 chromosome 5, Cucumber_9930_V3, whole genome shotgun sequence genome, the window TTAATCAGAACAAAAAACCTTCactaatctttttaaattcttgacaAAATATCAGAGATGGCCATTTCCATCTTCTTGTAGGACTCCCAAACTCCTCCTACATCTTTATCTCTCGCCGCATAATCCATCTAGAAACAGAAGAGAATTATCCATATCAAATCCAAGAACACACCACAAAATTCTTCAAACATTTCATCACTTTAAATCATGCAAGATGAGAAGCCTTCATTATAATCACACACTTACTCGCGTAACATTGttgaagagaagagaataGAGTTTCCTAAGAGCAGGCCTCTCCGCCGGCGGTTTGTATTCAATTATAGTGTACAGATCTTGTTTAAGCAGCGCCGAAGTGCTTCTCAGCCGTTTCTGAGCTTCCTTCCAAGCTTCCGATTCGATTAAGCTTCTCACCTGCAAAAGCGCTTCCGCGTGCCTTCTGATTCCGCTCTCAGCTTCGTCTAAGCTCTGCTCCGGCGCGATCAATTTCAGATCTAAAGCATTCGCCACTTCTGCCGGTATCGCGGTTACTGACGACGCCATTAAAGCTATGAATCCTAGCCCTAGCCTTCTGCTTATGTTTGTGGCGTTATTAGAACAATTGGGTGTGGT encodes:
- the LOC101208342 gene encoding psbQ-like protein 3, chloroplastic; its protein translation is MAKLIPISLSNLTNRIHFSYSPLTISFPSFNTTPNCSNNATNISRRLGLGFIALMASSVTAIPAEVANALDLKLIAPEQSLDEAESGIRRHAEALLQVRSLIESEAWKEAQKRLRSTSALLKQDLYTIIEYKPPAERPALRKLYSLLFNNVTRMDYAARDKDVGGVWESYKKMEMAISDILSRI